The genomic DNA TGCTCCGGCGCGCCCGGCGCCCCCCCGCCTCCGGCGGGCCGAGGTCGCTCATCAGTCCGCGCTGAACGAGGTGCCCGTGCCCGTGCCCGTCAGCGCGACCGTGCTGATGGGGTTGAGCGGATCCGTGGTCGTAAGGGTCAAGGCGCTCGCGAACGCACCCGCGGCCACCGGGTTGAAGGTGACCTGGAACTGCACGCTGGAGCCCGGTGCCAGGAAGAAGGGGAGCATGGGGAGCGTCGTCGAAGCGAAGACAGGGTAGGCGTTTCCATCGAGTGCCACCGAGGTAAGGATCCGGGGGCTGGTGCCCTCGTTGGTCACGGTCAGCAGCCGGGTGCTGGTGGTTCCCTTGCGCTGGGCACCGAAGTCGAGCGCGGACGGTGCCCAGACCAGGGCGGTGTCCGTGCCAGTGCCGCCACTTCCCTGGCCCTTGAGGTCGATGATGAACGGAGGGGCGCCTTCATCGGTGTTGAAGAAGAGGGTGCCGGTGACCGGACCTGCCTGGGTGGGGTGGTACTTCACGAGGATCTCCATGATCTGGCCGGGAGCCAGGACGAACTCCGAGGGAGGCAAGGAGAGCGAGAAGTCGGACGAGCCCGTGAGAAAAGTGGAGGAGATGGTGGCATCGCCCGAACCGACGTTCTGCAAACGCACGGTCTGGGCGACCGAGGTGCCCACGAGCGCGGTGCCAAAATCCAGGCTCAAGGTAGACGCGACGAGGACGGGCTTCACCCCCCGGCCGCTCACCGCGATGGGGATAGTGGAGTAGGCGGGATCATCGGTCGTGACCAAGAGCTGCGCCCTGAACGCCATCTCGGCCGTGGGCACGAAGCGCACTTTCAATGAGATGCTCTGGAAGGGAGCGAGCACGAACGGTGATGGCGGTGGAGACAGGAGCACGAAGGGAGGGCCCTGGATGGACAGGGAGGTGAGCAGGAGGGGTGCCGTTCCCTTGTTGGAGAGGGTTACGATGGACTCCTTGCTGCTGCCCACGCGCACGTCGCCGAATTCGAGGATGGGCGACGGTTCCACGACGAGCTGCGGCGCCACGCCCGCCCCCTGGAGTGACACGGCGACGGTGGGGTTGGCGGGGTCGTTGCTCGTGATCGTCAGGGTCTGCGCCACCTGGCCCCGCGAGCTGGGCTGGAAGCGCAATTCGAGCGTTAGGGTCGACTGCGGTTGCAGAGTGAAGGGAAGCGCCGGCATGAAGTCCAGAGCGAACGCGGTTCCCCCGGAGAGCTGAATCGACTCGATCCTGGTGGGCGTTGAGCCCTTGTTGGCCAGCACAAGGGCCTGCACTGATAGAGTACCCACCCGCACCTGCCCGAAGTCGATGGTCGGGGCCGTGTCGATGGCGTGTTGTCCCTCGGGGAGGGAGAAGGAAATCCGCGGAGCAGGTGCAGCGGACGTCTCCTCGGCGGGCTCCTTGGGAGCGAGGGTGGACTCCTCGGGCCCACACGCCGCCAGCAACGCCAAGCACATCACGGCCACGACACTTCGTATCTTCATGGTCTGCTCCAGATCGGTTCGAAGACGGACGATATTAAGCTGGACTTACGCTTTTTAAGCGTCTGGAACATCGGGTGAGCAGCGCATGTCAGTAGCGGCCCTTGAGGCCCAGGATGGGCAGCGCGATGGGCAACCCCACGGGGCTCTTGGTGAGGGCGCCCGTGAGGCCCCCCACTGGCGAGTACTCGTACGAGTAGTCGTAGCTGAGGACCTCCTGGTTGATCGTCACGTTGAGCATGTCCAGGTAGAGCTCGAGCGAGAACGTCTCGTAGGCCCACGCCTTGGCCAGGCGCAGATCGAACCGGAAGAAGGGCGGGAGCCGATCCACCCGGTCCAGGTCCACGCGCACCCAACGCGGCTGACCGGAGCGGTCCGTGCCCTCCACCAGGGTCCGGCTGGTGAGGTGCCCGGACTCGGGCCGGCCACTGTTGAAGTGCAGCACGCCGCCCAGGGTGAAGTTGTTGCCGAACTTGTAGCTGAGCACCAGGTTGGCCACGTGCGTCTGGTCGAAGACGTAGGGGAGATAGCCCTCGGTCTGGCCCACCGGCTCGTCGAAGGCGTTGAAGCGCGTGAAGCGCGTGAGGCGCGTGCTGCGCTGCAACGAGTACGACAGCCAGCCGAACCAGTTGCCTCCCAACGGCCGGCGGATGAGCAATTCCAGGCCGTAGGACAGGCCCCGGCTGCGGAAGTCCCCCAGGCCGCCCAGGTCGGGCACCTGCGGCGGCTGCGGCTCCTCCTGGAGGGTGCGGCGCACGACGCCCGTGCGCAGGGGGCCCGGAGGTCCCCGGGGATCGCTCGGGTCCACGGGCTCGGGCACGTCCGGGAAGGACGGTGACGAGGAGTCCTCCTCGCCGAAGGGCGTCAGCTCCACCGTGCGCAGGAGCGGATTCACGTAGCCATCCAGGCTCACGTCGAAGCCCCAGAGGCCCGTGTACTCCACGCCCGCGGAGAGCTGGAGCGCCCGCTGCAGCCCCTGCCCCAGCGCCGCGATGTCCACGATGGGCAGGCTGATGAGCGTGGTGGGCGGCTGGTGGAAGAGGCCCACGCCCCCCTTGAACGTCAGCGCCTCGCCCATCTTGCGGCGCGCCGTCACCCGAGGCTCGGCCACGAAGGCGTTGACGCCTCCCGTCAGGTGGTAGTTGTCCAGGCGCAGTCCGGACACCACCGTCCACGGCGAGTTCTCCTCGTGCCAGGTAACCTCGCCCCACAGCCCGCTGAACGTGGCGAGCGCCACGGGCAGGTCCGTGCGCATGTCGTTGAAGGTGCCCCGGCCCGCGCTGACCCGGTTGGTGAGCGACAGGTAGGCGCGCTTGCTCTCCACGTCCAGGCCACTTCTCAGCGACAGGCCCCGGCCCAGCTCGCGCTCGTAGCCCAGGCGGCCGGTGACGTTGCGCTGATCGACATCGATGATGTTGCCCCCCTCGACGGGGTCCAGACTGGACAGGGAGAAGCGATCCAGACCCGCGGTGACGCCCGTCTCCAGTTCGCCTCCCCACACCGGGTGCCGGTAGCGCAGGTCCACGCGGTGGAAGAGCACGGACTGCAGGGCGGTGGAGCCCGCGTTCGTCGTCGCCTCGGTGCCGAAGGTGTCCGAGGAGCCAAAGGCGAAGAGGCGCAGCCGCCCCGGCCCCAGCGTCTGCTCCACGCGCGCCTGGTAGTCGTAGAAGTCGAGCACCAGCTTCGAGCTGTCGGCGCCCGGGGGACTCAGGGCATTGGCCGCGAGCGCGATGAGCCAGGGCGTGTAGGACAGGCGGCCCGCCACCGAGACGTTGGTGCCAGTCGACTGGAAGGGGTACTCGATGAAGAGGCCCGCGTTGATGAAGTCCGCGTAGGCGCTGCCATGGACACGGTCATCGCGCGGGCGCGTGAGCTTGCCCTCCACCGCGCCGCCCGTGAGCCGGCCGTACGGCGTGGGCGGGTTGCCCGGGTAGAAGTCGATGGTGTCGATGAAGTCCGGGTGGATGACGGCCGGGCCCAGGAAGAGGTGGAAGAGGATGGGGACGCGGATGCCATCCAGGAAGTAGCCCGTGGCGGCCGGCTGGCTGCCTCGCACCACCGGGTACGACACGCCCGACAGCATGCTGCCCACGCCGGGCAGGAGCATCACCACGCGGAAGGGGTCTCCCAGCGTGCCGGGAATCTCCCGCAACTCCGCCTCGTGCAGCGTGACGCGCGACACCTCGGTGCGCTCGCGGTCTCCCCGGACCACCGTCTCGTAGGGGTTCACCACCAGCGGCTCCAGGCCGTACACCACCTCCAGGGACTCGCCGGAGCGCACCAGCTCCCGGAAATAGCCGGGTTTGTGTCCGGGCGCGGTGATGCGCACCGTGTGCGAGCCCGCGCCGAGCCGGGCCTCGAAGCGGCCATCCGGCCCCGTCTCCTCCGGCGCGTCCTTGAGCGAGTCGAACACGAGGCTGGCGCCGACGATGGGGCTCCGGTTGCCCTTGGTGCGCACCAGGCCCTTCAGGGTGACGGGCGGCAGGGGCGCGCCGGATTCGGACACCTCGACGGGGGCGGGCGCCTCGAAGTGGTACTCGAAGTTGAGGCGCACCGGCACCGCCACCCCGTCCACCCTCGCCGGAGAGAAGCGCAGGCCCGCGGCGGCATGGAGCGCGGCCTCGTCGAGCAGCGGGTGGGTGCCTTCCAGCAGCCGCACCTCGGACACCTCGCCCTCGGCGTCCACGAGCAGCTCCAACCGCACCGTGCCGGGCACCGGCTGGGCCGCGAGCGCCTCGGGGTAGCGCGCGGGCGAGTCCGTCACCAGCGCGGGCGGCTCGAAGCGGGGCGTGCCCCCGTCCGAGCCCCCCGGCCCCACCAGGAAGCCGCCATCCCCCTCGCGAAGCACCTCCAGTTCCTGGGACACCATGCCCGCGTCCTCCCGGACGCGCGGCGCGGTCAGCTGCTCCTGGAGGCTGCCCGGAGGGGTGGTGGGGGTGGGCAACTGCGCTCGCACCGGCATCGCGGCCAACCCCACCACGAGCCCCAGGACTCCAAGCGTCCCACTCCACCGGCCCTGCGCAACCGTCATGAATACCCGCCCCTCTGGAAAGAGGGCGCCATGACGCCGGGAGCCTCGCCAGAAGACAAGTCCCGAACGCGGCCTTGTGTGCGCTAGCGCTTCTGCAGCGCCGAGGCCACCAGGCCAATGAGCTTGAGCTGGGCACCATCCAGCTTGCGCAACGTCCGCATGAGCCGACGTAGCTCGGGCACCTCGTCGTACTCCTCCGGCGAGGCCTCGGCCGCCCAGGTCGGCACTTCACCCGTGTTGAGGCCCAACAAGGAATCCGACGGCATCCGCAGCGCGATGCACAAGCGCCGCAAGGACGGCACGCTGGGCAGCATCCGGCCCCGCTCCAGGCGGCCGTACACCTCGGTCGCCAACCCGACCCGCTCGGCCACGTCCGCTTGCGTCAACCCGGCACGCACCCGGGCCTCGCGCGCGAGCTCGCCCACGTTCGCTGCCAGCTTGCTGGTCGAAGGTTGTCCCATCGTGATTCCCTGGCCCTCGGTAAGGCGACCCATCGGGCCGGTTGATTAGGGTCGGACAGGCGTTTCGCGACAGGACAGGAGGGGTAGTTCGGAAAACCAGGGACTCTAAGAGTGCTCGATCCAACGGGGGGTTGAGCGGGTTGCATCCCGCTTGCATCCAGCGCCTCCGCTCAGAGGTGAACCCAACGCTTTGGGTGGTCTCACGAGCCAGAGCCAACAGGTGAGGGCGTGACCATTTACATCCTGTTCTTCATGGAGGACCTGTCACCTCCACCCAGAAATGACTCCGCGTGACGTCCCCGCCGCGCGTCCGGCCTCCCGCCCCCTCCAGAGGGGGGTCCGAGCGGCCTCCCCCCTCAACGCGGCACGATCCGGCGCACCTCCGTCCGCGGGAGATCCACCCGGACGAGCCAGCCCCTCGCGTCGAAGAACAGCAGCGCGTCATCCACCAGACGCGCGGCGGCACCCGGGTGGGAGCCCTCGAAGCGCAGCCGCGCGTACACGCGGCCCCCCCTGTCCAGCACTCGCAGGGTGTGGCCGGGGTTCTCCGGTGGTGCCTCCAGGAGCCCAAGCCAGGAACTCCCGAGGTGAATCTCCAACACGGGCTCCCCTGCCTCGGGCAGGGCGGGCCGGTATGCACGCATGGGCAAGACCGAAGGCACCCACTGCACCCCCGCCCCGGCGCTCGAGTTCAACGTCATCTCCCCATCCGCCCTCAGCGACAGGTGGTTGGAGGACCCGCCACCCAGCACGGTGGAGTCCAGCCCCTGACGGGAGCGGAGGGTGGGGCCTCCTGGCAGCGCATAGGACCAGCGCTCGTAAGAAGAGGATCCGTCGGGGCGCGGGTACACGCACACGGCGCTCATCAAGGAGGCATCCGCCGCGATTCCCACCACCTCGCTGCCCACCTCCCGCACCCGCCACAAGGCCCGGGGCTCGGAGGCGAGCGCGTCCAGCGCCATCACCGTGTTCCGCTCGGCCACGAACCACAGGCCGCCGTCGTACTCGCGAGCGAAGGCATCGGCCCGCAGGTCGCACCAGGGCTCGGCCCGGCGCCGGACGAGGTCCAGCCGAGACACCCGCTGGAGCTCTCCCCGGGGCGCGAGCGCCAGCGCCCGGTCTCCATGCCACGAGCGCACGAGCGAGAAGGCCGGCACGTCGAAGTGCGCCACGCATCGGCCATCGGGAGCGAGCAGCCGCGCCCCCAGCTCGCCAAGCGCCACCAGCACGCGACCGCCCGCCAGGGGCACCGCGTCATGAATGGGCCAGGGGCCGCCCGCGTCCTCGCCGAAGACCCGATTCACGGGCTCGGCGAAAGCGGAAGGGCGCTGGGAAGGCAGGGTGGGCAGGTCCGCCACGAGTACCGGGTCGCCCGACTCCTGGACGAGGCGTTCGAGTTCCCGTTTCGCCAGGGACACGTGGCCCGCGGCCCGGTCCCGCAGGAGCGCGCGCAAGGCCTGACGCAAAAGCAGCTCCCGCACCGCGCCGCCCATCTTCATGCCCACCAGGTCGCTGGCGAAGCGCTGGCGCGCCGAGGCCTCCCGGGGGCCGTCCGCGTCCAACAGCTCGAGCACCCGGGGACGCATCGCGTCGAAGCGCTCGGGAAAGGCGAGCAGCAACCGGGCCAGCGCCCGGGCGCCCTCGGTGCCACCCACCTCCACGGCCCCCTCCAGCCACACCCGGACGAGCCCCCGCGACTCCTCCACGGGCCACACCGCGTCCGCCGCGAGGAAGTAGTCTCCCGCCTGCGCGAGCACTTCGCCCCAGTGCAGCCGCAGGGCCCGCGCATCGGTGGAGTGGGTGCGCTCGAGCCGGGACACCGCGTCCGCGAAAGCGCCCGTGCGCCGGGCCACGTCCACCGCGCGCGCCACGTCCCGCGCCAACATCCACTGGCGCACCACCAGCCCTGGCGCCAGCGCCCGTCCCTCGGCCAGCTCCGCCGCGAGTTTCAGCCGCCCATGCCGCTCCAGGAAGGACACGGCCTCCTCCGCCTCCCCCAGCAGCTCGGCGAGGATGAACGCCGCCTCCTCGATGCGGCCCTCGCGCTCCATCTTCCGGAAGGCCTCGCGGTAGCGCTCGCGCAGGGCGTCATAGATGACCTGGCCGCCACCGAACACCGCCCGCCCCTGGCCCCCGCGCGGCTGGATGGACAACGACTCGCGCGGCCCCGGCAAGCCGAGCGACACGCGGGCCTGCTCCGTCAGGGCCCCCTTGCCCAGGGGAATGGCGTAGCGCAACGCCTCCTCCAGCTTGCCTTCATCGAAGAGCTCGAAGAGCCGCCGCACGTACTGGGCCTTGAGGCGGCCGAGCCACGCGCCCAGGGGCGTGGCCGTGGCGAGCCAGTGCGTGAGCCGGGAGAACAGCTCCGGTCCCCGAGAGGACGACGCCTGGCGCGCGGGTGGGGGCACGGGAGGCGCGGCGGTGCGCCGGGCCCGCCACCAGGACAGGAGCCGCGCGAACAACCCCGGGGGCGCGGCGGGTGCTCGGCCTTCCATCCGGGTCCGCAGGGCCTCGGCCTCCGGAGCGGGAGCACCCACGCCGAAGTTCGCGCGCGAGGGCGGCGCCACGAGAGCGGGAGCCACCACCGGCGGAGGAGGCGCGCCCAGCCCCACGACGGGCACCACGCTCCACCCGGACGTCTCGAGCCAGGCCGACACGTCCACCCGCCCGAAGGCCCCGGGAGGATGCACCTCCGCCGTCCCCGCGCGCACCCGCACGACGCTTCCTGGCGGAGGCGACAGGCGCTCGCGCTCGGTGGGAGACAGGGGCGCGGACCACAGGACCCCCTCCTCTTGCGTGAAGACGAGTCCCGGCGCCGCGGCGCAGTCCATGCGCACGGGCGCCGCCCACCGCAGCAGGAACCCCCCCGCGAGCGAGAACACCTCCACGCCCGGAGCCCACGCGGTCAGCACGCGCCGCCGGGCCTCGGCCTCGCCCAGCAACGCCGGCTCGAACCAGAGCGCGGCCACGACCACCCGGCCCCGGTGGACCTGCGCGCGCGGACGCACGGGGCTCATCGGGTACCTCCTGGCGTGGAGCTGAAGACGAGGGCTCGGTGCTGAAGGCTCCAGACCCCCACCAGCCCCTCCTCCGTGAGCCAGGCCAGCAGCGGAAGCGCGTGGCTGAAGCAACAGGAGCGCACGCGGCCCGGCGCCATCGTCAGCCGCTCGGGGCCCCGCTCCGTCAGCAATAAGAAGGAGCGCTGATCCTCGGCGAGCACCACCAGGCCCAGTTCCTCGGAGTCGACGGGCCAGCGAGCGAAGCCCACCACCCGCTGTCCCTCGGGCACGGCGAGCCGCGCACCGCCAACCTCATACGAGTCCCGTCCCAGCCACCACACTCCGGAGGGCTCGCGCAGCGCGAGGGGAGGTCCCGCCTTCTTGCGAGGCAGGGGCCGGCAGAGGGCGAAGTGCGCCTCGGCCGAGGGATTCTCCGTCAACCGCCGCGACCAATCCCCCAGGCAGCCGGTCAGGAAGGAGTCCGGGACGGAATCGCCCGGAAACGCCCCGCTCACGAAGAAGAGACGCCCCCGGAGCTCGGCGAGCGCGCGGACGTTCTCGAGCACGGGCCGCGCCGAGGGCGACCACGGGAGGTCCACCTGGAGCGCGTGGAGCGAGCTCCGGGCATCGAGCACCAGGGGCGTCTCCCGGCGCTGCTCATCCCACCGGCTCAGGGCCAGCAAGGGAGGCGCATCGCGGAGGGGGAGGACGAAGGGCGTATGCGCATCGAGCGTCCAGCTTCGTCCAGAGTGATGCCCCCGCAGCCCGCCATGCGCGCGGAGCAAGCCCTCGCGTTGGGTCAGCACGAGCAGTCCACCCGTGGCGCGCCAGCCGAAGGCCACGACGGCCTCGCCATCCCGGGGTTGGTAGCGCTTGGGCCTGGGCACGGTGGCGCGGGGCGAGTGGGCCAGCGCCTGAGCCGAGACAGCGCCATCCGCATGCGTCAGGAGCAGCCGCTGCCCATCCAAGGAGAAGCGCAGGAAGCGCACGGCGCTCGCGTGCGACGAGGGACGGGGCGTGGCGGAGCCGAAGGGATCCCTCAACAATCGCACGCACTGGGGCGCGGGAGGCAACTCCAACACCACCTGACGCGGGCTCCCCGCGGAAGGCCGCACCTCCACGAAGAGCCGCCGCGCCCCCGGCTCCAGCACCTCGTCCACGGCCACGCGGGACAGCCCCTCGGCACCCGGCAGCCGCGCCAGACGGGAGCCCCCCACCAGCCACACCTCGTCGGACCCATGCGCGCCCTCGAGCGCCTCGCGCCACGCGGCGAGCCGCTCCTCGGAGGGAGGCTCGGCGCTCGGGTGCTTGAGCCACGGGCCGAGCGTGGCGGCATCCACGCGCGAAGCGGGCCCCTTGTGGGGAGAGGCCTGGAGCACCCCCCAGACGAAGTCGGCGCCCGCGGCCTCGGCGCGCCGGGCGAGCACCACCAGCAGCGCCAAGTGCGCGATGCGGGGCGCGCCCAGTTGCTCCGGCCCCGCGTCCAACAAGGCCACGCAGCGGCGCCCGCTCCGGGGCTGGCGGAAGGCGGGCCGCAGATGGGCCTGCTCCCCGAAGGCGGCGCGGCGCACGAACTCGTCCGGGGCCTCCAGCGCCAGGAGCCATTCACTCATGAGCAACCGCTCGGGAGCGCCGCGCCGGGTGAGGCCGTCATAGCCCTGGGGCTCGTCCCCCTCGGCGTCTCCCCGGAGGCGCAAGGGGCCGAGCGCCGCGGCCAGCCTCGCCACGGGGCCGCCCAGCGCGAGCGACAGCTCCTCGGGAAAGAGGGCGAGGTGAGCCGCCCAGGGCCGCAGGGACTCGGGCAGGGCCGTCACGGAGCGTCCCGATTCCCCTCGCGCCATTCCTCCAGGGCCTGGCGGGAGATGGGACGCGCGGCGCCCACGGGGACGAGGTGACCCGAGCGGGGCAGGACGGCGAGCGGCGTGGCGCCCCGGGCGCGGGTGACGAGGGCGCGTTCGAGCAGCGCGGGAGCCACGTCCGGCGCGAGCGTGCACGGCAGGAGGAGCGAGGGCGCCTGGGCATCGCGGCCCAGGTAGACGACGCCCTCGGCCCAGGGCAGCGAGTCGGTGTCGCCCAGCAGCACGAGCACGCCGGGGCCGGCCACGCCGCTCCACCGGGCGAGCTGCGTGTCACTCGCCGCCAGGGCGCGCCGCGCGAGCCCCAGCGCCACCGGACCCACGCCCGCCACCGCGAGCGCGGGCAGGGGGTGGGGCCGCGCGGCCCAGACGACAGGAGGAGAGACGTCCATGCGCGAGGGCTCCTGAGCGGGATGCTCAGTACTTCGAGATGTCCACGTCTTCCAGGTAGGCCTTCTTCACGGGCACCTGGCTCTTCTTCGAGGACACGGGGACGTCCTTCTCCTTCTTCACGTCGTACCGGAGGTTCTCCGTGACGCGCTGGCCGGTCAGCAGGTTGGTGCTCACCTTGCTCGTGGTGCCCTCGAGCCGGTCCGTCTTGTCGACGTCCTCGCCGATGAACGCGAAGCGGCCCACCTTCGCGTCGTAGCGGAAGCGCAGGAGCGTGTGGGTCGTGTCCCGCGAGCCACTGAGCTGATCGATGAGGACGACGCCCTTGGCGATCTTCACCAGCCCCTCGCCCGAGCCACCGAGCGTCCCCGTGCACGTGGTGCAGTAGAGCACCTGGTTGGAGGCCCCCGCGAGCCGCAGCGCGCCTCCCTCGGAGAGCAGGGCCAGCAACGCGCGCGCCCGGTCATTCGGAACACCCTCCTCGGTACTGGCGGGCTTGTCCTCGACCAACTGGAGGAGCGTGTCCTCGCCGCCGTTCTTGTCCAGGTCTCCTTTGATCGTCTCCTCGATCGTCCACCCGGAAGGAACGAAGTCCTTGGGGGCCTGTCCCCGTTTCGGGACCCGGGACAACTCGAGGGGCTTCACCTCCTGCGCGAGCGCGGGAAGGGACATCGACAGGGACACACCCAGGAGCAGCATCTTCATTCGCATGGGACGAGCTTGCCCTGTTCGAGGGGGCGCGGGGAACGCACTCACGCGAGCACCCCGCGCACGTCCTCACGCAAGGCGCGCAGCTCCTCGGGAAGGGCCTCGGGAGCGAAGCCCGCGTCCATCTCGCGCACCACGCCCTCCAGCTTCAACCGCCACGCGGCCATGGCCTCGGCCTCCGAGCCCTCGGGCCGCGCGGCGAGCACGGCGCGCGCGGACAAGACGAGCCCCCGCGCCCGGGCGAGAGGCCCCGCGCTGGCCTCGAGGGCGGCGGCCGGAAGCGCGGCGTTCTCCGAGTGCGCGAGCAGTTCGCGCAACACATCCCGCGCGAGCGCCTGTCCCGCCTGCGTGGGCACGGCGTAGACGAGCGGCCAGAGGTCCGCCACGCCGGGAGCGCGGCGTCCGGCGAGCACCGCGGCGGCGGCCACCAGACGCTGGGCCTTCACCATGCGCCGATCGCTCAAGCCGATGCCCGCGCCGCGCAGCACGCGCAGCGCATGGGCCAGGTGGGGGCGCACGGGCGCGAGGTCCGCCTCCCGAGCCACCCGCGTCAGGACATCGAGAGCCTCGAGCGGCGCGGTGCGAGCCTCGCCGTCCAAGGCGAGCGCGGCACCACCGGCCAACAGTTCCTCCAGCCTCGGGTCGGGCACGGGCTCCACGAAGATGCGCGCGAGGAAGCGGTCGGCGAACGCGGCGAGTGCTTCCTCCTCGGGCAAGGCGTTGGAGGCGCCCACGCACACGCGCAGGGGGCAGCGCATGCGCGTGTGGCCGCGGCGGAACACCCGCTCGTTGAGCAGCCCCAGGAGCGTATTGAGGATGGCGGTGGAGCCGAGGAACACCTCGTCGAGGAAGGCCACCTCGGCCTCGGGCAACATGCCAGCCGTCTCCGTCTCCACCAGCCCCTCGCGCAACTTGCGCAAGTCCACCGGGCCGAAGATTTCCGAGGGCTCGGTGAAGCGGCCCAGGAGGTATTCGAAGTAGCCGCCCCCGAGCGCGCGCGCGGTGCGGCGCACGGCCTCGCTCTTGGCGGTGCCCGGCGGTCCGATGACGAGCAGGTGCTCACCGGCCACGGCGCACAGCGTCACCAACTCCACCATGGCCTCGCGCTCCACCAGACCGCGGCTCGCATCGGCCAGGGCCTCGCGCACACGAGAGGAGGACTCATCGAACGAGAAAGACATGAAGTACACTCTATCCGGTGAGTTCAGGTCATCGAATGCCATCCCGGGAACGAACACCCGGTGGGGGTGGACCCGGCCGGTCGGGTCTGCGTTAAGCTCCGCCCCCTGATGCGACGCGTGACGAGTCTCGGAAGCTTGGTGGTGGTGCTGTGGGCTGGGAGCTCGGCGGCGGGGCCCTGGCGTGGGTACGCCTCCGCCACCACCGGTGCCGTGCTCGATCATACCTCCGGCATTCGCGCCCAGGGTGGAGCGCTGCAGGCCTACGTGGGCGTGGAGACGCCTTTTGGACTGTCGCTCGGCCTGGTGGGCGAGGGAGCACAGACCTGGGGTGGGAACTACCAGGGACTGAAGACGGAGCTGGACTACATGTCGCTGGGCGTGGAGATGCGGCTGCGCTTCATGCGGGAGGGCGGGGTGAATCCCTGGGTGGGACTGCGCGTGGCGGGCAGCCGCTCCACGCCACTGACCTTTCCGAAGTCGCTTCCCTCCATCGAGGACATCCAAGAAGCGCCCCGGCGGATGTTGCACTCGGGGTTGAGCACGGCGCTACGACTGGGCGTGGACGCGTGGTTCGGCGAGCACCTGGGCATCACGGCCTCCACGGCCTGGCAGTGGTGCGACGTGCGCGTGGACGACATCACCACGAATCCCCCGACGCAGGCGTGCACCCAGCCGCTGCACTCCATCCTGCTCGGCCCCACGCTGCGCTTCTGAACCGTCAGCCGCCCCGGTGTCCGCGCTCGCGCGAGGCGACGAACTCGGCGACGAAGCCGAGGAACCGGGCGATGGCGCGTTCATGATCGCCGTCGCAATCGTACAGGCACTTGGCATCCCACCCGTCCGTGGGGAACTCCTGCTTCACGTCGCGGAGCCAATCACTGAACCGGCCATACTCCTCGTCGTGAAAGCCGTTCACGTCCTGGCATGCCCGGAAACCATCGATGAAGGCCACCATGCGCGCGATGTTGATCTCGCCCATGTGCAACAGCAATTGCCGCGGCATGTTGTCGCGCATGCCCATCAAATAGTCGAGCAGGAGGACTCGGCGAGGAGCCACCGGGGGATTCTCTTCGTTCATGGCGTCTTCACCTGTTCCCAGATGACTCCCTGCTTGGCGTGAAGCCGGGACAAGTAATCGGACAATCTCATTCCAAGCGGCCCTGTATAGGCATCGTAAATCAAGTCTCCGAGCTTGACGGCCACATGGTAGCCGTTTCGGGTAACAGAGGCCTGCTTCCCATTTCCAAGGTCGAAAACCATATAGGGATGTTGCTGGTTGGTCTTGAACGCGATGTATTCAGGCGCTCGTCCGAGCTTGTCGAACGCGGTGTGAATGGTACGAGCCACCTGTTGGCATCGGCCCGCGACCTGATTGGCGACAACGTAGGCCGACTGCAACTCCAGCAGCCATGCCGGTGGGGCTTGTCCCGTCTGGGCCTCGTACATCACGAGAGCGCCCGCGATGTCACCCCGGGCCAGATACGCCCACAACTTGAGCTGAAGGGAGTCCGCGCCGGCCAGCACGCTCCTCTGTGTCAGCCCCGCCACGGATGGTGGGAATCCAGCCCGCGCGGGAGTTCCCGCCACCGCGACCAGAAGTAACAATCCCAGCATCCACCCACGAACCATGCGTGCGCCCCCCTGTACACGCAGGGTACTCGTCTCCTCATTCCTCCACCAGAGAGCCCCCGCTCACT from Melittangium boletus DSM 14713 includes the following:
- a CDS encoding choice-of-anchor D domain-containing protein, which codes for MKIRSVVAVMCLALLAACGPEESTLAPKEPAEETSAAPAPRISFSLPEGQHAIDTAPTIDFGQVRVGTLSVQALVLANKGSTPTRIESIQLSGGTAFALDFMPALPFTLQPQSTLTLELRFQPSSRGQVAQTLTITSNDPANPTVAVSLQGAGVAPQLVVEPSPILEFGDVRVGSSKESIVTLSNKGTAPLLLTSLSIQGPPFVLLSPPPSPFVLAPFQSISLKVRFVPTAEMAFRAQLLVTTDDPAYSTIPIAVSGRGVKPVLVASTLSLDFGTALVGTSVAQTVRLQNVGSGDATISSTFLTGSSDFSLSLPPSEFVLAPGQIMEILVKYHPTQAGPVTGTLFFNTDEGAPPFIIDLKGQGSGGTGTDTALVWAPSALDFGAQRKGTTSTRLLTVTNEGTSPRILTSVALDGNAYPVFASTTLPMLPFFLAPGSSVQFQVTFNPVAAGAFASALTLTTTDPLNPISTVALTGTGTGTSFSAD
- a CDS encoding TonB family protein, translated to MTVAQGRWSGTLGVLGLVVGLAAMPVRAQLPTPTTPPGSLQEQLTAPRVREDAGMVSQELEVLREGDGGFLVGPGGSDGGTPRFEPPALVTDSPARYPEALAAQPVPGTVRLELLVDAEGEVSEVRLLEGTHPLLDEAALHAAAGLRFSPARVDGVAVPVRLNFEYHFEAPAPVEVSESGAPLPPVTLKGLVRTKGNRSPIVGASLVFDSLKDAPEETGPDGRFEARLGAGSHTVRITAPGHKPGYFRELVRSGESLEVVYGLEPLVVNPYETVVRGDRERTEVSRVTLHEAELREIPGTLGDPFRVVMLLPGVGSMLSGVSYPVVRGSQPAATGYFLDGIRVPILFHLFLGPAVIHPDFIDTIDFYPGNPPTPYGRLTGGAVEGKLTRPRDDRVHGSAYADFINAGLFIEYPFQSTGTNVSVAGRLSYTPWLIALAANALSPPGADSSKLVLDFYDYQARVEQTLGPGRLRLFAFGSSDTFGTEATTNAGSTALQSVLFHRVDLRYRHPVWGGELETGVTAGLDRFSLSSLDPVEGGNIIDVDQRNVTGRLGYERELGRGLSLRSGLDVESKRAYLSLTNRVSAGRGTFNDMRTDLPVALATFSGLWGEVTWHEENSPWTVVSGLRLDNYHLTGGVNAFVAEPRVTARRKMGEALTFKGGVGLFHQPPTTLISLPIVDIAALGQGLQRALQLSAGVEYTGLWGFDVSLDGYVNPLLRTVELTPFGEEDSSSPSFPDVPEPVDPSDPRGPPGPLRTGVVRRTLQEEPQPPQVPDLGGLGDFRSRGLSYGLELLIRRPLGGNWFGWLSYSLQRSTRLTRFTRFNAFDEPVGQTEGYLPYVFDQTHVANLVLSYKFGNNFTLGGVLHFNSGRPESGHLTSRTLVEGTDRSGQPRWVRVDLDRVDRLPPFFRFDLRLAKAWAYETFSLELYLDMLNVTINQEVLSYDYSYEYSPVGGLTGALTKSPVGLPIALPILGLKGRY
- a CDS encoding helix-turn-helix domain-containing protein, whose translation is MGQPSTSKLAANVGELAREARVRAGLTQADVAERVGLATEVYGRLERGRMLPSVPSLRRLCIALRMPSDSLLGLNTGEVPTWAAEASPEEYDEVPELRRLMRTLRKLDGAQLKLIGLVASALQKR